The region ACAGATTTCCATTATATTCCTGTACGCCATAAATTGTAACCTGAAGTTCATCTCCAGGTCCCAAAATATAATTCATCGGAGTTGCTATTTTTAAATCCGGCTCGAAATTAAGAGTAGGATTATCAAACAACTCAGATCCAAAAATAATAGCATTTGCAGAGTCTTTTACTTTTACATTTTTGATACTTTCCTGCTTCCTTCCAGAATCAGAATTTCCTTCTAAAGTTTTTTCAGCATTTTTATTTACAAATGAATTTTTATTCTGATAGCTATTTAACTTAACCTTCAATTTATTAAAATTAGACTGACTCATTCCTTTCGATAATGCCATTGGTTCGACCTGATCAATCGTTGTGTTATTACTTTTGAGTTGTGCACTAATTTTTGCCAGATCATCGTCAGTTAAATAATCAACATTAACTGTACTTAAGTCTCTGGACTTAAGTAGGTCTTGTGCATTTACACTTAAAGACAAACTAAGTGTAAAAAATAAGAAAAGAACGTACGTTATTTTTTTCATGTATTATGAATATTGTTTTTGATAGTATTCTTTATAAGCCCCAGAAGTCACATTCTCAAGCCATTCTTGATTATTCAAATACCAATTGATAGTTTTTTCTAATCCTTCTTCAAAAGTAACAGATGGTTTCCATCCTAATTCTTTATTAATTTTTGAAGCATCAATTGCATAACGCAAATCGTGACCTGGTCTGTCTTTTACATAAGTAATTAGTTTTTCAGAGGCACTTTTCTCTCTCCCTAATTTATCATCCATTATACCACATAACAACTTCACCAAATCAATATTTTTCCATTCGTTAAATCCTCCAATGTTATATGTTTCATGATTTTTTCCTTCATGAAAGACTAAATCGATAGCTATAGCATGATCTTCAACAAAAAGCCAGTCACGAGTATAATTCCCATCTCCGTAAACTGGTAATGGTTTATTATTTATAATGTTATTTATAAAAAGTGGAATTAGTTTTTCTGGAAAATGATAAGATCCATAATTATTAGAACAGTTGGTCAAAACATACGGCAATCCATAAGTTTCTCCATAAGCTCTCACAAAGTGATCCGAGCTTGCTTTAGAAGCCGAATAAGGAGAATTCGGATCGTAAGAAGTTGTTTCTGTAAAAAGCCCTTCAGATCCTAATGATCCATAAACTTCATCTGTACTTATATGATAAAATCTTTTGCCATCAAAATTACCTTTCCATTGATTCTTAGCGGCATTCAATAGATTCATAGTTCCGATAACATTTGTTTTTACGAATGCTAAAGGGTCTTCAATCGAACGATCAACATGTGATTCTGCAGCTAAATGCAAAACTCCATCAAAATTATGTAAAGCAAAAAGATCATTTATAAACTTTTCATCAACAATGTCTCCTTTAACAAAAGTATAATTGGGATTATTTTCTATGTCTTTTATATTTTCCAAATTTCCTGCATACGTCAAAGCGTCTAAATTAAAAACTTGATATTCAGGATATTTATTAACGAAACGTCTCACTACATGCGAACCGATAAAACCAGCACCTCCAGTTATAAGTATTTTTTTCATTTCTAATTGTTTCTAGTTAAGTAATTCAGAATTTTGTTTTTCTAATTCACTGTAGATGTCTTTAACATCTTGTGAATTTTCTTTTTGCAAAATTAAATTTGCTGTCTCAGTATAAACAAAAATTGTGTTTTTTAATCCTAAGAAAGTCGTATGCTTATCACATCCAATTACCATATTGCCATTAGCATCAGTCAAATGTCCTTTTGAG is a window of Flavobacterium crocinum DNA encoding:
- the rfbB gene encoding dTDP-glucose 4,6-dehydratase — protein: MKKILITGGAGFIGSHVVRRFVNKYPEYQVFNLDALTYAGNLENIKDIENNPNYTFVKGDIVDEKFINDLFALHNFDGVLHLAAESHVDRSIEDPLAFVKTNVIGTMNLLNAAKNQWKGNFDGKRFYHISTDEVYGSLGSEGLFTETTSYDPNSPYSASKASSDHFVRAYGETYGLPYVLTNCSNNYGSYHFPEKLIPLFINNIINNKPLPVYGDGNYTRDWLFVEDHAIAIDLVFHEGKNHETYNIGGFNEWKNIDLVKLLCGIMDDKLGREKSASEKLITYVKDRPGHDLRYAIDASKINKELGWKPSVTFEEGLEKTINWYLNNQEWLENVTSGAYKEYYQKQYS